The following coding sequences are from one Kallotenue papyrolyticum window:
- the tmk gene encoding dTMP kinase, which produces MGLFITFEGPEGSGKSTQARRLYERLAAQGYPVILTREPGGTPISDMIRRIVLDLRHNEMDPTTESLLFSAARAQHVAERIRPYLRLGGIVICDRFADSMLAYQGYGSGRDLDELETLTRIATGGLKPDLTFYLDLPAAEGLERKRRAAERPEARNPLVPPVAPPERVEWNRLDARDLDYHERVRAGFLELARREPARWRILDAHLSVDELAERIWQTVVPLLAGIKPVGEQAT; this is translated from the coding sequence ATGGGGCTATTCATCACCTTCGAAGGGCCTGAGGGGAGCGGGAAATCAACGCAGGCGCGGCGGCTCTACGAGCGGCTGGCCGCGCAGGGCTATCCGGTAATCCTGACCCGCGAACCGGGCGGCACGCCGATCTCGGATATGATCCGGCGCATCGTGCTCGACCTGCGCCATAACGAAATGGATCCCACCACCGAGTCGCTGCTGTTTTCAGCGGCGCGCGCGCAACACGTTGCCGAGCGCATTCGGCCCTACTTGCGTCTGGGCGGCATCGTGATCTGCGACCGCTTCGCCGACTCGATGCTGGCCTATCAGGGCTATGGTTCTGGCCGCGACCTGGATGAGCTGGAAACGCTGACGCGCATTGCGACCGGTGGGCTCAAGCCGGATCTGACCTTCTACCTCGACCTCCCGGCCGCCGAGGGTTTGGAGCGCAAACGACGCGCGGCGGAGCGCCCGGAAGCGCGCAATCCGCTGGTGCCGCCGGTCGCGCCGCCGGAGCGTGTGGAGTGGAATCGCCTTGACGCGCGCGACCTGGACTACCACGAGCGTGTGCGGGCGGGCTTTCTGGAGCTGGCGCGTCGCGAGCCCGCCCGTTGGCGCATCCTGGATGCCCATCTGTCGGTTGACGAGCTGGCTGAGCGGATCTGGCAGACGGTTGTTCCGCTGCTGGCGGGGATCAAACCAGTGGGAGAACAGGCCACGTGA
- a CDS encoding cyclic-di-AMP receptor, whose translation MKLLIAVIQRQDEAALTRALAARRIGVTRVSSQGGFLREGNVTLFIVIPDHRVDEVMSLIREHCHTRTRYVAPLPPVAESGEFYPSTPIEVQVGGATVFVLDAEVLGRA comes from the coding sequence GTGAAGCTTCTGATCGCCGTGATTCAACGTCAGGATGAGGCAGCCCTGACCAGGGCGCTGGCCGCTCGCCGCATCGGTGTGACGCGCGTGAGCAGCCAGGGCGGCTTCCTGCGCGAAGGCAACGTCACGCTGTTCATCGTCATTCCCGATCATCGCGTTGACGAGGTGATGAGTTTGATCCGTGAGCACTGCCATACCCGCACGCGCTATGTGGCGCCGTTGCCGCCGGTAGCCGAGTCGGGCGAGTTCTACCCGTCGACGCCGATCGAGGTCCAGGTTGGTGGGGCAACCGTGTTCGTGCTCGATGCCGAAGTGCTGGGGCGTGCCTGA